From the genome of Schaalia dentiphila ATCC 17982, one region includes:
- the coaA gene encoding type I pantothenate kinase, producing MGHNGIVSITESPSPIPFPASSSVSSDEHNPAPARNAPNPYARFDRREWDRLADRTPLPLTQEDIDRIASLGDPIDMTEVDTIYRPLSALLQLYIDGRRRTAAERHAFLGEPEGHSTPFVIGIAGSVAVGKSTVARLLQLLLSRWDSTPRVDLVTTDGFLYPNRILQERSLIARKGFPESYDRSALISFLASVKAGNPHAKAPVYSHVTYDIVPDAYVDVDRPDILIVEGLNVLQPPRSAPGSVSVAVSDYFDFSIYVDADEKQIEQWYVDRFLKLRATAFSREDSYFKTYASLTDAEAASTAHVVWNAINLPNLRENIRPTRERATLIFRKGPDHRVESLSIRKE from the coding sequence ATGGGGCACAATGGGATCGTGAGCATCACCGAGAGCCCCTCGCCCATCCCATTCCCGGCCTCGTCAAGCGTCTCGTCTGACGAGCACAACCCTGCCCCCGCGCGCAACGCACCCAACCCCTACGCGCGCTTCGATCGCCGCGAGTGGGACCGCCTCGCCGATCGCACTCCCCTGCCGCTCACGCAGGAGGACATTGACCGCATCGCGTCGCTGGGCGACCCCATCGACATGACCGAGGTCGACACGATTTACCGTCCCCTGAGCGCGCTGCTGCAGCTCTACATCGACGGGCGTCGGCGCACCGCCGCCGAGCGGCACGCCTTCCTGGGCGAGCCCGAAGGCCACTCGACCCCCTTCGTTATCGGCATCGCCGGCTCTGTCGCCGTCGGCAAGTCGACGGTCGCGCGCCTCCTCCAGCTGCTGCTCTCCCGCTGGGATTCGACCCCGCGCGTGGACCTGGTGACGACCGACGGCTTCCTCTATCCGAACCGGATCCTGCAGGAACGTTCCCTCATCGCCCGCAAGGGTTTCCCCGAGTCCTACGACCGCTCGGCCCTCATCTCGTTCCTGGCTTCGGTCAAGGCGGGCAACCCGCACGCGAAGGCGCCGGTGTACTCCCACGTCACCTACGACATCGTGCCCGACGCCTACGTCGACGTGGACCGCCCTGACATCCTCATCGTCGAGGGCCTCAACGTGCTCCAGCCGCCGCGCTCCGCCCCCGGTTCTGTGTCGGTGGCCGTTTCGGACTACTTCGACTTCTCGATCTACGTCGACGCCGACGAGAAACAGATTGAGCAGTGGTACGTGGACCGTTTCCTCAAGCTGCGGGCGACCGCGTTTTCTCGCGAGGATTCCTATTTCAAGACCTACGCCTCCCTGACCGACGCCGAGGCCGCATCGACCGCGCACGTCGTGTGGAACGCGATCAACCTGCCGAACCTTCGCGAGAATATTCG